The Lucilia cuprina isolate Lc7/37 chromosome 5, ASM2204524v1, whole genome shotgun sequence genome includes a window with the following:
- the LOC111684622 gene encoding uncharacterized protein LOC111684622 — protein sequence MDLYDKNLNESASDVNTFSETAELLSKILNAKVSVSKEQTPLLPMNSDTKDSALLESKCPEKDVYLGSSQVFAKEKKKPIKNMKTNPWIELFADLDPLANLEAFDLKLSGDSKNFQQT from the coding sequence atggaCTTGTACGATAAAAATCTAAACGAATCTGCTTCGGATGTTAATACATTCAGCGAAACGGCAGAGttactttcaaaaatattgaacgCAAAAGTCTCGGTTTCAAAAGAACAGACACCACTGTTACCAATGAACTCTGACACAAAAGATTCAGCACTCTTGGAAAGCAAATGTCCAGAAAAAGATGTTTATTTAGGATCATCTCAAGTTTTTGcgaaagagaagaaaaaacctataaaaaacatgaaaacaaaTCCTTGGATAGAACTCTTTGCCGATCTTGATCCACTAGCTAATCTTGAAGCGTTCGATTTAAAATTAAGTGGTGATagtaaaaactttcaacaaacttaa